The window ACCATGGCAACCAGAAGACAGGCTGGGAACTCTATTCAGTTTTGGCCATTTGGCATTATTCCAGCATGGCCTCACTAAGTGGGCAAACAGAGAAGCTCCACATTTCTCAGATCCTGAAGCCTGTGGAGCAAATGTCGACAATGTTGCAACGCTACATTTGGGGGTCTCATATTTTAATGGCTTATCTGGAGTGGCACAGTTTGCCATTGGCTAATTAAGAAAAAGACTAGGTGACAGAAGACAGCACCATAGTTCTTAATGATTAGCATTACATAAAGTACATTTAATGGAAGTTTATCTTGACAAAGTAAGCTTAACCGCTGTACATTTTAATTCAAGGAATagttaacacaaaaatgaaattttgccaaaaaaataacacaaccacaggtcatccaagatataatagtttgtttcttcatgggaacagatttggagaaatttagcattacattactcgCTCTCCAATAGATCGTCTGCAGTGAACaggagcccaaacagctgataaaaacaacacaataatccacgtCTTGTGAAGTGagtttgtgataaaaaaaaaatccttcatcaAGGCATTCAGACATAAAAATacagtcctctatccataatattggttCTTCcagtgaattttttattttgagatgaactattctttcaaatgttttaatcaaTTTTGGAAGTaactgctttttgtttgtttgtagacacacacacacacacacacacacacacacacaaaacagagacTCTGCTTTCAAAATCTATACACCAGTAAAACAGTGATCTTTCTAAATGTATCTCCAGAGAGGGAAGTTAAAGACATGAATATATgagcaaaattatattttttttccttaatgAAAAACTTAAATCAGATAAGATTATCATCTCTAAAGCATAAGCACTATATCAACtgccacacccacacacatttcaatgcaatacatttattaagcAATCAAACCACATTAATTAAACAATGACttcttttgaattaaaaaaaactgagaaaCTTCAATGTAAAAACTGCACCAGAGAATAACCCAGCAAACACCGTCTCATGTGAGATGCAAAAAGAAGAGACAGGCTAAACACATCAACCAAAGACTGTGGGGGAGGCAATGACCTAGTTAGGCAGAAATGACTACATGAAAAGAACGACACATCTAAGCATCGCTTCCATCATTTAAATGATATGAGAAACTTTAAAAAGATAGAACTGTGTGGATGCCATTACATACAGATATCAGATATTGCAAAAGAAAACAAGTGTAAATTGGAAATTGTAGAACTCAAACTCAAAATTTTAAAGTTTATACTGATCATATTGAACTGAGAATTTAGTAAAAGTACTCTCTAAATGCTTTATCTGTCTATAAGGATATAAGTGTTTGTTCTATATATGCTAAAGGTCCTCACAGATGCAGATTTGATGCATCACTTCAGTACTGTCAGCACTGTTGAACCAGGCATACTAATGATAGGGTCTAATCGTCCTACAGATTTAGTGGTATAACAGGCCAGTACTTGGGCTGTTTTTTGTCACAGTTGCGGTCAAAGGTGAGCTGCATGGCTGCTTCCATCCCCTGAATCTTTGCTGCATCTTTACCATACAGCTTCTTCATCTCTGCAGTCCTCCTTTCTCCTGGACGCTCTGAAGGAGGCAGGCTGCTGCGCCAGGAAACTCTGTGCATGTCTTGGTCAGCTAGAACATACGAGTCCTGCTGCTCTGCCTCCATCTGCTGTTGTTTCTCTACATAGAGGAGAAATCAGTAATGTCGTGACTAGAAACATCACTTAAGCCCTTTGAGATCATTTTAAGATGAAAACACAAGCTCAAGCTTGGTATTTTGGTGTTTGAGCACCTTGATgagaaaaacattacattttcctGACATTAGTTAATGCTACCATCATGACAACTCAAATAATACGTTGTAACTCAAATATGCATAGGTCAAATAACACATTACACATTTTCATGTCTTCTATACTAATGGATGATCACGGTTTTCACTTAcagatgtgtgttttatataggACATCAAGTGCAACCAAACAACTCTAAACACTACAATAAACAGTTTGGTttctaaatgtttatgtttttatgccAATAATTGCTGCTGGCACAAACTATGCTTATTtgtaagaaaaacattatttaatgtagtTTAGTTTGCCTGTTGTTTATTATTTTCGAAGAAATAATGCCATTGCATATTTTGGAATCAGTCCATCTCAATTAGTCCAAAATTTTTAAAAGAGAGATGCAAAATTGAGAGCACATGGAACCATCATAAATCTTTCCACCCCATGGTCAAAttataatttgaataatatatatatatatatatatatatatatatatatatatatatatatatatatatatatataaaactttataataaattattttctattaatgCAGTACAGGTAATGACAACTGTATGTTGTCTCCCAATGGTTTACATTATGCACAAATTAGCATTATTCGATTAACTAATCAGGTGTTTTTGATTATGTTTGGAGCTGGAATCCAAAGGAAACCTCTCCTGCCTCATTCTTATCAGAAactgagaaacaaaataattgcaACCCCGTAAATAATGATAGAGGAATTAACATACAGTTTCAtgttataaaagaaaatataattctATATGCAGAGTCTTGTAATCCCAGGAAAGTGCCCAGACACATAACTGTACATTTGAATGCTGACAAATAAACACTTTATTTcttgtcttctgaactgttgacagcaaacacccgcttacccccattgaaaggcttggaagagcaaagaaaatttttaatgtaacttcgactggattattctgaaagcGGAAAGTCAAATACACCTAAGATGCTTCGACAGGGAGTAGAAGATTTTCacaatttcaaattttcattcttgggtaaACTTAAGCCTTTAAGAACCCCTGCTCTaaattatgctttattaatatcattattattattattattattattattatttaagatagCCTTGTCCTTGCCATCGGTGATCATGTCAGAAAATATTCCTGTACCATTTGAGAATCACTGTTCTACACTGTTGTCAACCAAGCCAGTACTTTAAATGTGAGATCTCATACTACCAGGGCAGTATTCAACCACAAATGAATAATCCCAAAATGATTGCAGTGAATTATTAGAAGGCACCTCTCTTTTAAGCAGGCTTAGTCTATAAAACAGATGGTCAGTGTGAAGAGACTGCATGACTGCAGTGGGGACATTCAGGGATAATGAGTTTGGCACAGCACCATTGTTCCTTTCAAGCTCTCATCCAACATTCCCCCACGTAAAATAATTATCTAAGCAAATTAAATTGGTGAAAATAAGATTTTTGGTTGTCTGTGCCATCAGTATGCATTTTTCCTGATATTTCTAGTTCCTGGTTCTCACTtaatatctgtttttgttttaagttttctATTGTGTAACATCTATTTTTTTTCGCTTGTTTTGATCggattatttattatgtttctgCTGTCCTCTGTTTAGGCTTACATCCTATTCATTAGTTGTTTCCCTTTTCCTTTGTAAAAGGACCATGATGAGGCCCTGAAAGGTGACATATAAACCTTTTTGAGTTATTATTATGATAAGTAGCTCAAAAGAGAGGACCCATACAATCACCATGTTCCAGaattaaacaaaaccaaaatactGTTCCCGGAACAGAAAAACTAAAAGTATCtctataatattaacaataatataaacTATATGGTGGTCTACAACTATATAAGTGCTCATAGCTTAAAGGtcagtttttataaaatattccACATATGTTACACTTACTGAGTTCCTGCTTGTGACGCTCTGTCTGGGCAAAGTATTGTCGCAGCTCTTCTGAGATGTCCATGTTACTGACGTCACACTCGATCTGGCTCTCATCCGAACTCTCCTCCTCCAGTTCACTGTCTGAATCAGTGGCCTCATTCTCCCTTTCTTCTTCTCTACCTGTCGTTCTGTCTTTGTGAGTGTTCCTCCAGCTCTCGTCTGCATGCCAATCTGAGTATCGCTGGATGGCAGAGGGGTACATGGCATACAGTGTCTGGAAGTAGCCAGCCTCCAAAGCTTTTCTGTATGCCCGCTTATGCCTCTGGTGCCAGCTCATGGCCTGCTGGTAGTGCTGCCAGTATCGGGCGTAAACCGGATGCGAGTACCACACCTCTCCATCACCTTTACTGGCCTGGAACACAACAAACGTTTCTGATGTTGACTAATCTGTAAAAAGTGCTTAAAATGATCACTCTGTCTCACATAGCTTTAATTGGCTGTATAGTCATCTATCAATTACACAGAAGTGCAAGACTTACCATTATGAAGAGACGACTAGTTAATGGAATCTATTTTTGTACCTGTtagaaagaaatataatatagCTACAGCTTTATTTCAGTCACCAGTAAACATTTATGTATGTAAAAGCAGTGGACAATGAAGGCGAATAATTTTGCCATAGTAAAAATAAGAGAAGTTATCTTGTAACTTCGGGAGTGCTCTTTAATCAAAACAAATGTACTATCAAGAATCCAATAAGTAAACGTATTTGACATTAAACTTAAACTAGCAATGTTTAGTAGCACTTCTTACCACTCATGCCTTCCTCAGCCACGAGAGTACGTATGTTGTCAGAGATGTTTCAAGAAGGAGATGGCAATCTGTCGTTCAATGGCTTGACCACATGCTCCTTATAAGCCAATCATTTAAGGTCTATGGCTATGACGTTGTCGGAGTTTTACGACAGCTGAAGTAAACAGAAAACGATTCGTTTGTACACGGgttgtttcttttactgtctatggttgtaCCTTTGACGTCTTTGTGAAATTTTGTTTATTCCCCATAgacagtgtatatatttattttagactTTGTTAACAAGTGTTTTTATATTTCCATGTGGTTATGttgttcatgcatttatttttcaataaaaatctTTGCCAGATTGTAAGTAAATGACTAGTCTAGCAGTCTAGCACCTGTTGGATCTCGTCGTGTTAAGCATTGTTTAGCAATATTGAAATCTCCGTGTGCAAAGCGGTGGCTCTGGTAACATGTAATCACACGTCCAGTaggtgttaaaataaaaattatattggtAATCTAACGACTGCTACAGATGAGAGCCTACTAAGAAACGTTGAACAATATTTGTTCTCTCCTGCGACGAAAGCATGGGTGCGCCCTCGTGATGACAAGCGTGTGACGTAGTTCTCAGATTCGCGCATCCGAGTAGTTGTtgtgagaagggtctggctgcagaccatgggcgagtggagctccactctcaaaccggaaatacgtcacctccacttGAAAACATCAAGATGGCGTCGCCAGGAGTACTTCAAACTTAAACTCAGGTAATTTTATCTCAGCATCGCTAAAATGGTGAACTGACGCTGTTGTAACGTGCAGTGTAAGAAAAACGCACAGGGCTTACGTGAAATTactaacaaaataattaataaacactatggatttatagatttatattacGAGCAATGTTGATGTCTGGCCACTGATCATATATACACCACATAGTAATTTATAGATCAATGTGTCTgtccaatgtgtttttttattaagttatcaAGTTCAATTACAAACCTTTACACCAGATTTCAACAACTGAACACATATAATTAATGTTGATACAgacaaatataaagaaaaaagatgaaaaaaataacaaataacaataatcacaccataagataaaacagaataaataacggaaagaaaaagaaagatgtcTTAGGGTCTTATTCTAACAACAAAAACTAGTTCAAAGCATACAAGAGTTTCTGTGCGTTCCTGTCAATCCTGTAATGAAGAGACTTTGCAAATATCTTTAGTTCATTCTTCCATCCGCTGAAGTGAGGTTTAACCTTTAAAAACGTACTTATCTTACTTATCTACTTATCTATGAATCTAGTATTTGCACAaagtaattaagttatttatcaAAAAGTCTAGGATCTTTTCCTTCAACAGTACTCCAACCTTAACTGAGATCACAGTCAAAGGGTGTATTGATATCTGTTTGAAATGAAGCCAGTTTTGAAATTCCAGCCAAAAAGTCTGTACAGattcacatttcaaaaacatatgaTCAACAGTTTCAATATCTTTCTCACAGAACCCGCATGAATTGTTCTCCCAATTAAATCTTTCTTGTAGGAATTGATTGGATAAATGTCCTTTcgaattttaaatgttacttctttggctttaggaagaactggataagtaaaataaagcttccttattttctttgcctcttcttcAATAAATTCTTGAAGAACATACTTTCTTTTCAGTTGACTGGGGAAGTACAGTTTGGATAATACATTTCTGATAAacttatttgttaattgtttgctCTTTAAATTTTTACCTTTAGTACATGATGGATAGCATAGATGTAACTTAGTTTTTGGTGGCTTGTGGTAAAATAACGTAGTGAATAATGATAGGACACGATCGTTTTGTATGTGTATTCCTTTAGCATTTgttgtataatttaaaaaaggtcATATGAGgtggttgttttcatatttaatttttcattcacttcCAGGGATAGGATTGGCATAGAAGATGCAGcactctttacattttaaatgtatgttgccACCTTAGAAGTCAAGGTCTTTTTACATGtgacattaacatatttattttttctattttgttgttctgttattctattgttttactttttttgtttcggATCAAATGTATATCAAGTGTTATCCATCCTTGATAACACCTCCACAAATAGAGACTGAAACTTCCGAGCACCATCACCTTGTCTGCTTTGGGACTGTCATAGGTGAATGATGCAGTACTATTCTATGTTGAATTTACCTAACGTCAGCACACAGACAAAGTATTGTTCCAGTTTTGCTGTGCTCATGTCTTCTTTGTGTCCCCAGCccagcaatcagatgcatcagaacaacaaagcacaactgtggtggaccaggcaccttcagcaacaagtaaattgctttaacattaatgataattaaatgtcagtattgtAATTAAACTTGACCCATCTGACGTAATTGTTCATGCCAGAGATTTAACAACACTGTCAGTCAGGAGCATATTTAACAGGAGGCACACTTCAACTGGCTTGATGGTGACTTTAGTAAGTGTGGtcaaccctcttgtttttgtggctATAACAATTAGACTAAGTAATCTCACTCTCTTCCATTTCCttaacattaaactttttttttgttgttgatactgAACAGGTGCAGTGAAGATATTTAAAGAGACACTATCTAAAGTACAGAAAGCCTTACATCATCTCTAGGTGCAGTCGCCTACAGTGCAGCCAGCTTCACAAAGACTGTGGGGCTGGTCACCAGGAAAATGGCCAACAAGGAGTGCTTTTGGGGTTTTACTCCTCAGATGACCACCCTGGCTACTGTAGCTGGGATTGTTTCACAGACAATGGAGGTCTTGAAGAGTAAAGTGTGCGTGCATGTGAACACATTGTGTTATTAAAGTAACAATTATGGTCACTTGCAGTTCATGTGTTTTCAATGTAGTGTaagatgtgttaattattattattactcaaaaaccattaaaacttctaaattgtggaagttattcttcattattttactgtggttattttgtatatgttgttattttgattaaaatacaaaattcaacacACAAATTCAACACATATTCTGGTtgaggtattattttaataatttatttcatatttcatttatttttcactgctaaatattaaaaacataaggtTAAGTTTCTAAAATGTATGGAATGTTACATTGGCAGTTGTACACTGGTAAAACAAATATGAACAAATTGATGTCTGTAGTGCAAATTGCTGGGTGGGGGGGAATGCTGTCTTGTCATAAAACGtacaagattattatatatatatatatatatatatatatatatatatatatatatatatatatatatatatttatttatttctactagGTAAAAGTAACAAAGATAAAAGTACAGAACATATTAACATTACGTACAAAGAGGTGACATAACTGGCAAAGCACCCTTTATACGTGTATATAACAAGTAATACAAAACGAAAGTTTGGTGGTAGTGACATATTTTCCCTCTTAAATGGAGCTCCACTCTACGTAAAGTGTTACCCGGACCAACATGGCGGCCGCGTCATTAGTGGAGGCGACGTAATTCTACGGAAAGTGTGGCCCGGTCCAACATGGCGGCGGCGTCGCtagtggaggtgacgtatttccgctcttgagtggagctccactcgcccatatgtctgcagccagaccctcttggttGTTGTTGGACCGTTCAAGATGGCGGAGTATCTTGCGTCCATTTTTGGTACAGAAAAAGACAAGTAAGCTACATTAACATATTTAGTTTGAACGGTGCAATATTAACTGATTTGTACGCTAACATACCTGTTTGTCTGCTGAGCCTTTCCATTCGAACGCAAAACTATATTTTTGTGTTAGATGTGAAGCTTCCGCATTGCTCATGCTGCAGGTTACAACGGTGAAAGCACACTCCTGCCAGttttaataaacatgttaaatatatccAATCTACTGACACCATGAAGTTAAAAGAAGCATCGATTTCTCCGGTTTTTCAGTAGTTGGGATTAAAATACTGTGTCTTTGACCGTTTAAACAGTTAAAATGAACACTATGATTTTGTCACACTGATGTCAATTTCAATAACGTTATTTTGTCTTAGTATTCATATCTTGGAACAGTCTCCGTTCTGTTTGTTATTTCTAGGGTCAACTGCtccttttatttcaaaattggaGCTTGTCGTCATGGAGATCGGTGTTCTAGATTGCACAATAAACCAACTTTCAGTCAGGTATGTTTACATCTCAAACTTAAACCTATATGTTTTCATTTCCATCTCATTAAAATTGGTATATTGATGTTTAAAGTGAAACCTACTTCATATGTTTGCTATGTAAAATTTTAGACTGAAAGAAATATTTAAttgtgtgagtgtatatatatatatatataaatatatatatatatatatatatatatatatatatatatatatatatatatatatatatatatatatatatatatatatatatataaataaactttcaaaCAAACGCAAAATGATTTGCAAATACAAAACTCTGTTTGAGAGAAAATGTGAGCTATGGGTAAATATGTATTCTGTGTTACAGCTGTGATACTCATTTGCCTTTTTATGAGGAAACTTGTTTCgattttctcacaaatgcatgcaggcagattttctcacaaaaTACAATTGACCGTATGCACAGATAGCTCTTTATAACTTCCAGATAAAGATAAGACGGCTTGAAATCTTCCGGTGAAGCTCATTTTAtatgtgagatatatatatatatatatatatataaaattttatatgcAGAGTCTTGTAATCCGAGGAAAGTGCACACATAACTACATTTGAATGCTGACAAATAAACACTATCATAACTTTTTACCTTACCTTCATAGCAATGGACACATTTTTAAAGTCTTGTAAAATTTTAAAGTCTTTAATAATTTCTTAACTCTGTGCAGTAAAATTTCACTTTATTAAAGTGgcgaaaaaataaaatgaaaatgaaatgaggtTATGACCACGAGATGGCAGTAGAGGATcactcattggctgcagcattgagaagggtctggctgcagacttgcactttcacccagacttgcattctcagacttgcactctcagacacttgtgcttccgctagcgacgtcattattattatttcttctatttattgataactttttgtttgaatctttcaacattttacaacagtagccaggtggtgaagacaagaaaaaagaaactaaattacaaagtcacttgcaatcgctacttgcattctcagacttgcactctcataCACCTGTGCTTCTGCtggcgacgtcacttgcagtctttatttatttatttatttattgttctgtttatttctaagtttttgtttgaatctctcaacattttacaacagtagccaggtggttaAGACAagactaaattacaatgtcacttacaatcgctacttgcactctccgctacctgtgacgtcacttgcaatcgacacaaatcgtgcttgttgccaatggagacaagaagctgtggtggtgattaaatgattaaaactaaattagtaggcctactactataaacaaagtctttcgttaagcgttttcctcctatagaaaaaaacaaacacttaatatggcataatgtattaggacacgttaagttcaattaaaagaccaaattcgatatatagttagtATTTAATGTAcaacaaggcaagcagatggctatgaacacaatgcaaacgcttaatgtggcctaataacagactaagatgataaagacagtTCAGTaggcatagcctatatgtcttgttgttgactcaaagtatatacagaccagcaaatatgaacgtgcattatgaaatgcattaagtgattttaaaaggatcagctctgtacaggcaagcagacgagtaccgaacgcagtgcgttaaattgtacattaaacgtcttcctcctatagaaaataattatgaataaaactcataatgtagcttaatggacaaagacagtgatataaacgagctgtagacagtttattctatatggaaaaatgtttAACGTGAAACTTTGCGCGTTGCatttattcaccaccacagcttcttgaCTCCATTGGTAACAAGCACGATTTGTGTCCATTGCACGTGTCGCAGGTAGCAGAGGGTGAAAGTatcgattgcaagtgacattgcaatttagttaatttttttcttgtcttcccacctggctactgttataaaattttgggaaaaattcaaacaaaatgtaaaaaaaaaaagaaaatcaataaaataaaaaataaagactgcaagtgacgtcaccagcggaagtgcaagtgtctgagagtgcaagtttGAGAATGCAAGtcaaaaagtgcaagtgcaagtctgcagccagaccctcttggcaGCATTTgaaccacactttttttttcacgtcttatgatttataatacaatacattttctaACAAATTTTGTACTTTATCGGACTAAAGTATAAATTATAGCAAGTGCAGGAAGTCACAAAGTCacttgtcatttaaaataaataaataaataagaccagATAACAGCCTATAATGTTGAATTACACCTATATAGTTAAATACAGATTAAATAAGCTGGTATAACTGAATCACTTAATGCACATCTCTGTTTTGACATCGGCTCATCAGATGATTAATTCCGTTGCCATTGTCTATAATAGCAATGACTTGCGGCATGATTTAACCACGTTTGTCATCCCTGAAACGGTATATGTGGACATTTGGTCCTCTTAGACAAATTTTTTCCAAATTGTAAATAGATTATGTAGAAAAACTGAGCAAAGGATGCTCCCTTAATGGCACAGTACAGTTGACTGGAAATAACGGAGCTGGCTTGTGTAAAACCAGGAAGTAATCTTGCATATGGTCAATTGAGTAACTTTCTTTTCCAAAAATAGCAAATGGCACTGTCAGTCATTTTACGCTAGTCTCCCGAGACTCGAAACACCTTCTCAGGGAATACAGCAGACAACATGAGTGTGGAACGGGTGACTATCTGTCTTACTATATCTATAATTAACCGTATAGATGTTTTAACAAAGTGACCCTACTACAGTGTCAGTGAAAATCACAATAAGTGCTGTAAAACATGATTGATTGATTCCAAAATCAGTAGTGACATGGCTAAACATTTAACTAAGCAGTCTTTCCATATAAAAACTGATCCATTCTCCATACCTCTTATCCTCTGCTGCCTCGCCGCATATagaatatataggctacatatgtTGATACAATTGATCAACATTCAAAACAATGCAGGAGTATAAGAATATATTGTCAACATAGCGTCAACTGTGTACCAAAAATTGTGAgcgattttgattttatttttatgttaggtCAAGTAAGATTTATTGTCATTCTGCTATTTATGTTGAGACAAAGCCTACAGTTGGTAGAACTGTTGTAGGCTACCTCTGCAGTAAACGTTTAAACAAGTATAAAACTTCACATAGACAACCTACtgaaagaagttggcaaatcGAATTATACAAGTAGGCTACTATAATCAAACTAGTTTAAGATCAGGTGAGCTTTATTGTGATTCAGTTATATAATATTAGTATATATgtactaaaatataatataaacattacaaaataaatacagtggtGTTTGTAGTAAAGCTGTCGTTATAGAAATGGTCACatgcaaaataaaccatggttacCACATTTTTACTAAAGTAAAACCAACTTGAATTttccaaatattaatttctaatcattaaattgttaaaatcattctgaaataCTGGTAAGGCACTGTTTATTAAAATGCTGAACTAGTATTATATCAGCATGAAGCCATGAACATGATCCTTCTCCCTAATTCACAGGACAAGAGTGACACCAGAAGAGAAATGTTTGAGACACAATTATTTTAGACACAAATTTTTACAAAGTGTTACAACATTGAAAAAGTTtccttgttttattaataataaataatgagctCTTGGGTGatattactatatattatacTAAATTAAACTGTCTATTTGGTACACAGTATAGTCGCTACCaataatacatttgcattttagtattacaatatattgtattttattattgtttatattgtttatagtGTAAA is drawn from Carassius gibelio isolate Cgi1373 ecotype wild population from Czech Republic chromosome B1, carGib1.2-hapl.c, whole genome shotgun sequence and contains these coding sequences:
- the gemin8 gene encoding gem-associated protein 8, with the protein product MASKGDGEVWYSHPVYARYWQHYQQAMSWHQRHKRAYRKALEAGYFQTLYAMYPSAIQRYSDWHADESWRNTHKDRTTGREEERENEATDSDSELEEESSDESQIECDVSNMDISEELRQYFAQTERHKQELKKQQQMEAEQQDSYVLADQDMHRVSWRSSLPPSERPGERRTAEMKKLYGKDAAKIQGMEAAMQLTFDRNCDKKQPKYWPVIPLNL